From the Longimicrobiaceae bacterium genome, the window GCCGGCGCCGGGGAGCACCGTCTCGAGGGTGGTGGGCCGCTCGCCGCCGGGGAAGTGGTCGACGCCCCCGATGGTGGGCGACTTGTCGGTGCACGCCGCGGCGGCGAGCACCGGAAGCAGCGCGAAGAGCGCCCTGCGAAGACCGGAACGACGTTGCATCACGGATCCGAGCGAGAAGTGTCTGCGGGGCGCCCGCCTGTGGGCGCGCCCGGAAAGCTCTTTAGGGAGCGGGGTCCGCCGCGCCCGTGTAGACGCGGGGCAGGCGGGTTCCGAGGCCGGTGAGGACCTCGTACGAGATGGTGCCGCACCGGGCGGCGACCTCGTCTGCGGTGATCTCCTGGCCGCCGTCGGCGCCCACGAAGGTCGCCACGTCGCCCGGCTCCGCGCCGGGCACGGCGGTCAGGTCCAGCACCGTCACGTCCATCGAGATGCGCCCCACGATGGGGACGCGCCGTCCGCGGACGATCGCCTCGCCACCCGCCGTGGCCAGCGCGCGCCGCAGCCCGTCGCCGTAGCCGATGGCCGCGGTGCCCCACACCTCGGGGCCGAGCGCCGTGTGCGTGGCGCCGTAGCCGACCGTCGAGCCGGATGGCACCCGGCGGACGCGGGCCAGCCGGGCGCGCACTGCGGCCACTGCCTCGGGCGCCTCTCCGGGGCCTGCCCGGCCGCCGTACAGGAAGATGCCGGGCCGCACCAGGTCCAGCCCGTATCCCCCGCGCCGGATGGACGCCGCGCTGTTCGCGCTGTGCAGCAGCCGGCCGGTGCCGGAGGGCGCCGGGGGCAGCGCGGCAACCGCGGCCCGGAAGCGCGCCTCCTGCCCGTCCGTGGGCGCCAGGTCGGGCTCGTCCGCGGAGTGGAAGTGCGTAAAACACCCTTCCCAGGCCAAAAGGTCCGCCGCCGCCGCGGCCACGGGGCCGCCCCACTGCGCCGCTTCGTCCCACGGCAGGCCCGCGCGGCCCATGCCCGTGTCCACCTCCAGGTGGAAAGCCAGCGGCCGTCCCACGGACCGGGCCTCGGCGGCCCAGCGTGCGACGGCCTCCACGTCCGACAGCGCCGGGGTGAGCCCCACGCGCGCGGCGCGCGCGTACTCGCCGGGCGGCGGGGGGGCGCACACCAGCACGCGGCCCTGCCATCCCCCGGCCCGAAGCGCCTCGCCCTCGGCCACCGCGGCCACGCCGAAGCCCCACAGCTCGTGCGGGGCGAGCGCCTCCACGCAGGCGGGCACCACTGCGGCGGCGCCCAGGCCGTACGCATCGGCCTTGACCATGGGCACCAGGGCGGCGCCCGGCGCGGCGTCGCGCACCCGCAGGAGGTTGCGCCGGAGCGCGCCGAGGTCTACATCGACCCAGGCACGCGATCTGGATTCCGTTGACGAATTTGACACAAACCCGGTAGTATAGGCCCACCGTGCATACCACGCAACCCGAAACGCCCCCCGCGCCGCAGCCTTCCGGCGGCACCCTGGACCGCGCCCTGTCGCTGGTCGAGTTCCTCCGCGCCCACTGCCCGTGGGACGCCGCGCAGACCCCCGTCACCCTCCAGCAGTACCTCCTGGAGGAAGCGCACGAGGTGGTGGACGCCATCGCCGCGGGCGACGAGGCGGAGCTGCAAGGCGAGCTGGGGGACCTGCTCCTCAACCTCGCCTTCCAGGTCGTCCTCGCCGAGGAGCGCGGCGCCTTCGGGCGGGAGGACGTGACCGCGGGCCTCGAGCAAAAGATGCGCCGCCGCCACCCCCACCTCTACGGTATGGGCGAGCCCGAGCCGTGGGACGTGCTCAAGGCCCGCGAGCGTCCGGCAGACGCCCCGGCGGCGCCGCTCCTGGCCGGCCTGGCGAGCGGGATGGATCCGCTGCTGCGCGCCTTCCGCATCCAGCAGCGCGTGGCCGAGGTCGGCTTCGACTGGGACGACGCCCGCGGCGCGTGGGAGAAGGTGCGCGAGGAGGTGGGGGAGGTCGGGGCCGAGCT encodes:
- the alr gene encoding alanine racemase, whose product is MSNSSTESRSRAWVDVDLGALRRNLLRVRDAAPGAALVPMVKADAYGLGAAAVVPACVEALAPHELWGFGVAAVAEGEALRAGGWQGRVLVCAPPPPGEYARAARVGLTPALSDVEAVARWAAEARSVGRPLAFHLEVDTGMGRAGLPWDEAAQWGGPVAAAAADLLAWEGCFTHFHSADEPDLAPTDGQEARFRAAVAALPPAPSGTGRLLHSANSAASIRRGGYGLDLVRPGIFLYGGRAGPGEAPEAVAAVRARLARVRRVPSGSTVGYGATHTALGPEVWGTAAIGYGDGLRRALATAGGEAIVRGRRVPIVGRISMDVTVLDLTAVPGAEPGDVATFVGADGGQEITADEVAARCGTISYEVLTGLGTRLPRVYTGAADPAP
- the mazG gene encoding nucleoside triphosphate pyrophosphohydrolase, which gives rise to MHTTQPETPPAPQPSGGTLDRALSLVEFLRAHCPWDAAQTPVTLQQYLLEEAHEVVDAIAAGDEAELQGELGDLLLNLAFQVVLAEERGAFGREDVTAGLEQKMRRRHPHLYGMGEPEPWDVLKARERPADAPAAPLLAGLASGMDPLLRAFRIQQRVAEVGFDWDDARGAWEKVREEVGEVGAELEGGNREELEEELGDMLFAMVNLVRLAGTDPTAALSRANAKFTRRFNALERMAPERGVVLGDAPLAELDTLWDEVKAAERAGKARADGAERS